In Bifidobacterium adolescentis ATCC 15703, the sequence TGCGTGGCCGCGGTGGCGATTCTGGTGCTGTGTTTGGGGCGTGCCTCCATAGTGTCCATGAACTGTCAGGACGCTGCGGCCGCCGGTGCGAGGGCCATGGCGATTGACGCCGGCGGCGAAGCGAAAGCCCGCGCCGCGGCGCAAACCATTGCCGGTGGCGGTTCCACGGTGTCGTTCGCCGCCAATGCGAACAGCGTCACCGTTGTGGTGCGTTGCCCGGTTGCGGCGGATCCGACCGGCGTGCTGCCCGCCAGCGTCGTGGGCAAGGCAACTCGGTATTTCTGATTGCGATGTTCATGACAGCGTGCTGTCCGTAACGGTTTTTGAAAGGCTTCCAATGCGCGGCAAGAAAGGAACGACTTCCGTGAAACATGACGTGAAACAGTATGTGCGACGAGTGTTGCATGTGCTGAAAGGCGCGGACGAAGGTTCCGGAACCATATCGGGAGTCGCGCTGATCGCAATCGTCGCGGCCATGCTCGGTGCGGTCGCCATGGCAGGCAATCTGCTGCTGTGCGTGCATCGCGCGCAGAATACGGCCGACCTGGCGTCGGTGGCCGCCGCGCAGTCGCTGCGTGACGGTGCCGCCGACCCGTGCGCGGCCGCATCGCGTACAACGTCGGGCAATGGAACCCGGCTCGAATCCTGTGCCATTGAAGGCGAGGATGCGGTGGTCGCCGTGCAGGCGGCCACGCAGGTACCGTTCGCACCGTGGGTCGTCCGGCAGTCACGTGCGGGGCCTATTGCCTGTGATTAGGAGATTGCCGGACAGTCGTTGCATGACGACACGGAATGTTCAGCTGAAGGTAATGGGCAATCTGGCGCTTGACGTGAAACATGGTTATCGTACAAGTATGAGCAAGACGTCACATGCGAATACGACCGTTGCCGTGGTCTGCAATCCGACATCGAACAAAGGCAAGGGCGCCCAAGTGGGCGGTCATGTCATTGATCTGCTGCGCGGAGCCGGACGCAAGCACGGCTTCGACGTAATCGATGTGACCGGCACAAGCTTCGACGATTCCCTGGCCAACGCCCGCCGCCGCGGCGACGAATACGATTATCTGGTCGCGGTCGGAGGCGACGGCATGGTCGCGTTAGGCGCCAACGCAGTCGGCTGCTCCGGCAAACCACTCGGCATCGTGGCCATCGGCTCCGGCAATGATTTCGCACGCGGACTGGATTTGCCGGTCAATCGCGTCGAAACCGCCGTTGAAGGCATTGTCGGTGCGATTGTGCGCGGCACGCATATCGACGTGGACATGGGCTTGGTGACTTCGTTGCCTGACGGTCATGCCATCGATTCGACCGACGGAACCGATGTTTCACAGTCGCGCTCGCCGATCGACCGCTATTATGCGGGCATGCTGTCGTGCGGTTTGGACGCAAGCATCAACGACCGCGCCAATCATTCGCATCTGCCGAATGGCTCGCTGCGGTATTTCGCCGCGGTCATCGTGGAGCTGACACACATGAAAAGCTACGGATACCACATCAAGGCCACGCTGGCCGACGGTTCGGTGGAGGAGCGGGATATCATCTCGCCACTGCTCACCGTGGCCAATTCCCGCCATATCGGCGGCGGCATCGAGGTGTCCCCGTATTCACGGTTCGCGGACGGACTGCTTGATCTGGTGTGGCTTGACCATGTGCCGAATTTCCGGGAGTGCGTGGACGCGGTGGCACGCGCCTACCACGGCCGACTGCTGGGCAGCCATGCTTTCGGATGGAAGCGGGTGCGCGACATTGAAATCACCCGCGCCACCGAAGGGGATGAGCCTTCGGTGTTGATGGCCGATGGCGAATACGTGGGCCATTTGCCGGTGAAGGTCTTAGCCAAGGACAGTGCGCTGCGTGTGCTGGTGCCGCCGGCCGTGGCGGAAGCGCAGGCGGCCGACAGCGAGGAACGGGTGTTGGAAACCATCAAACGTGACGGTCGCGACCCTCTTACCGGTAGATTCCTCGCCTGACGTCGTTTTCCGTCAGCCAGCCGGTGCCGCTCGATGCCCCTCCGGACGTTGAACGGCCGTTATATGTTGCTTGCCGGCGGAAATGACGCGTGTGGGAGCACCGTCACAGATATTCGTCCAAATGCAGCGTCTGTGCCGCCACCTGCCTGACAATGTCATCGTCAATGTCAGGATGCAGTCTGATCAGCGAGATCAAGCCGACGATCAGCGTGTAGAAGGTCTCATGCTCGTTGCGGATCGGCATGCCGTGCTTTTCCTCGAATTCACGTACCGTGGAACCGCACAGGTATTCGGAAATGCGGTCCGCGGCCCGGTCGATGAACCTCAGATACAGTGCAGCGTTGCCATCCTCGATGAGACGTTGGCTGAACGGGCCTTCATCGGCGATGAGCGAACGGGTCAGCCGCACCACATCGTCAAGCGCCTTCGAGATGTTGCCGGCCTCGCGATGCTCGTTCCACTCTTCCAGGCGGGCGATGACTTCGCTGATGACATCGTCGAGCACGGCATCCGCAACCTGGTCTTTGTCTTGGAAATAGTGGTAGAAAAGCGATCTGGTCATGCCGACCCGTTCGGCGATATCGCTGATCGTGATCTTCGAAAACCCTTTTTCCAAGCAGATCTCACGTGCCGCCTGCACGATCTGCAAGCGACGCGCGTCTCCAATGGTGCTGGTGGACGCTTCCGGTTTCCCGGTCATGGCTCTCTCCTCCCAATCGCGTGGCAACGCCTTGTGCGGCATGGTGGTGACGCACGGGTTTTAGGCGCGCAACAGTCAGCGTTCGTGACCGACGGTACGCCGATCACACGGTTCATGTCTGATTTCCAGAGTACCGGCTGCGCCGGTTGTAGATCAGACAGACACGCGATGGACTTGCGGAGATGGTCGGCCTCGGCGCTTCCCGATTGGCGAACGTGTCGTAATTCATCGATACTCTAGAACACTACGGCGGAAGGAATTTGCGATGGCACTGGCACTGTATAGAAGGTATCGTCCCGACACGTTCGATGGCGTGATCGGACAGGATCAGGTCACGGTTCCGCTGATGCGTGCGCTTGACGAGAACAAGCTCACGCACGCCTATCTGTTCTCCGGACCGCGCGGCTGCGGTAAAACGAGTTCCGCGCGTATTCTGGCCCGTTGCGTCAACTGCGCCAAAGGTCCGACCTCGCATCCGTGCGGTGAATGCGCCAGCTGCCGTGACCTTGCCACCGGCGGCCCCGGCTCCATCGACGTGGTGGAAATCGACGCCGCCTCCCATAACGGTGTGGACGATGCCCGTGAACTGCGTGAACGTGCCGGATTCGCCCCGGCCCGCGATCGCTATAAAATCTTCATCCTCGACGAGGCCCACATGGTCACGCCGCAGGGCTTCAACGCGCTCCTGAAAATCGTGGAGGAGCCGCCGGAGCATGTCATGTTCATCTTCGCCACCACCGAACCGGACAAGGTGATCGGCACCATTCGCTCCCGCACCCACCACTATCCGTTCCGTCTGGTGCCACAGGAGGTCATGGGCCCGTATCTTGAGCAGATCTGCGCCGACGAGCATATCGAGGCCGAAGCGGGTGTGCTGCGCTTGGCCATGCGTGCCGGCGGCGGATCCGTACGTGACACGCTGTCCGTGCTCGACCAGCTGATGGTCGGTGCCGTCGACGGCAAGATTCCTTACGATTCCGCGGTCGCGCTGCTTGGTTTCACGCCGGACGCGCTTATCGGCGAGGCAATCGACGCCGTCGCCGACAAGAACGGCGAGGCGCTGTATGGCGTCATTCAAAAGGTCGTGGTCGGCGGATTCGACCCCCGACGTTTCGTTGAGGACCTACTGGCACGCGTGCGCGACCTGCTGGTGCTCACCTTGGGCGGTGAGCGTGCGGAAAGCGTGCTGTCTGACGACACCGCGACCGAGAACATGGACGATCTGCATCGCCAGGCGGCTTCGTTGGGATTGGCCGCGCTTACGCAGATGGCGGATACGATCAACGCCACGCTGGCCAACATGACCGGTGCGATTTCGCCGCGCATGCGCCTGGAACTGCTCGCCGCCCGCCTTCTTGCCGGTCGTGAGACAGGCGTGGTCGCGCAAGCCGCCGCACCATCGTCCGGCATGCCGGAAGCTGGACATGCGGGCGGTGCCGCAGCGTCTGAATCGCAGCGTCCGTCCGGTTCCCGTAGGTACGCCGCGCAATCGGCACGTGGAAGGCATGCCGTGGAACCGTCCGCGGCTCCCACGAATCCAGCCGATGCCGTCGTTTCCGGAGCGGCCTCCGTATTGGCGGAAGTCCAGCAGGCGATGGGTGGACCTCTGTCGGAAGGCAGCGAGCCGGCCGCTTCAGCCGAGTCCAAGCCGGTTGAAACGCAGTCTGCGCCATCCAAACTATCCAATGCCGAACCATCCGCTCCCACCCAGTCCGTGACTCAGTCCGCGCCCCAGCCTGCGGCAACGGACGATCGCACTCCCGACCAGAAGTGGGACGCGATCGTTGCCGGCCTGCCTGAGGATGTCCGTCGCTACGTGGACCGCGAGAAAGTGCCCCGCGTGCTGCTGGACGGGGTCAAAGGCCGACTGTGGATTAAATTCGACAAGTCGTTGAGCAAATACGCGTTCGCCAAGGCCGTGGCCAAGGAAGCGGTCGACGGCACCACCAATGTGGTGCAGATCGTGCGCGGCGAAGTGCATAAGGTGTTCGGCCCTGATGTCACTCTCGCGCCGGCCAAGAAGCTTGCCGACGGTTCCACCGCGGTGCCGTGGAGCAAGCTCAGCCCGGAAGAGCAGAGCAAGATCAACGCGCAGCTGGTGCAGGAACAGCTGAAGGCCGCCACATTGCTGACCGCGAACCTCGGCAAGGAGGTTGCCAAGGAGCCGGAAGACGACGATCCGTGGAACACCCCAATTCCGCAGACGCCCATCGCCGAAGGCAACGCCAACGACGTACAGCCGCCGGAACACCACGTAAAACATGTGGACGTGCCGGATGTGAGCGATGACGTCGATCCGTGGGCCACGCCACTGCCCACGCCGCAGACGGACGATCGGGAGCAAGGCCAACCGAATGGGCCGGAGCAGCCGCGGCAAAACCAGCCGGAACAGCACAGCGAACGACATAGCGCACGGCAAAGCGCCCGCGAAATGCAATCGCAACAGGCCCAGCAGCCGGCGTCATCGCCGGCAGGATTCGCGGATGACCCATGGGGAGCCCCCATGCCGGTGCAGGCGGGACCGCCGGAGCCTGAAGTCGCCCCGGAAGACGACGAATACTCCATGAGCGACGAATCGATCGGCGCATCGAACGCTTTGGACATGAACGACCTGAACAGGGTGTTCGAAGTGAAGAAAGTCGAGGAATTCAGCTCGGACGATCCGCATAATCCGCGCAACATGCAGGTGAAGAAAACACTTGACGACTGACACCGGCCACCGCACGTCGCATGTCGCTTATCGTACGGCGAGTACCGGGCGCTGGCCATCAGACGTCAGTTGTCCGGAACGTGGCTGCGGCAACCAGTCAACGAAAGGTATGAACCATGGCTTTGGCCTATGACGGCGCCATCCAACGACTCATCGACGCGTTCGCCAACCTGCCCGGCATCGGGCCGAAAGGCGCGCAACGCATCGCCTTCTACCTGCTCAACGCGCCCGATGAGGAATCGCAGGCACTGATCGACGCCATCACGGAAGTCAAGGAAAAAGTACGGTTCTGCGATATCTGCGGCAACGTGTGCGAAACCAGCCCATGCCCGGTATGCGCCGACCCACGCCGCGACCACAGCGTGATCTGCGTGGTCGAAGAGCCGAAGGACGTGATGAGCATCGAACGCACCCGCGAATACCGAGGCATGTACCATGTGCTGGGCGGCGTCATCAACCCGATGGCCAACGTGCAGCCAAGCGACCTCAACATCGCCAAACTCATCGAACGGCTTAAGGACAGCGAAGTCAAGGAGGTGATCCTCGCGCTCAACCCGAACGTGGAAGGCGAGGCCACCACCAGCTTCCTTTCGCAGCTGCTGAGCCAGACCGACATCAAGGTGACGCGCCTTGCCAGCGGCCTGCCGGTGGGCGGCGACCTCGAATACGCCGACGAGATCACCCTGGGCCGTGCGCTCGCCGGCCGTCGCGCCGTCTGAACGGGTCCCGAATGTTCCGTATGTTGGGCGCGTCCGGACTTGACAAATCAGGTTTTTCCTATAATGAACTTCACTTGCCGAATCAGGCAGGTGATACGTTGAAGAAGATTGGATAAGTTGTGGCTCTCATCGTGCAGAAGTTTGGCGGCTCTTCCGTAGCCGACCCAGAATCGATTAAGCGCGTGGCCCGACGCATCATCGAAACGAAGAACGCCGGCAATGACGTGGCCGTCGTGGTCTCCGCCATGGGAGACACCACCGACGACCTGATCGATCAGGCGCTCAGCATCGATTCCAACCCGCCGGCGCGCGAGATGGACATGCTGATGACCGCAGGCGAGCGTATTTCGATGAGTTTGCTCGCTATGGCGATTCATGCGGCCGGTTCTCATGCATACTCGTTCACCGGTTCCCAGGCTGGTTTCATGACCGACGCGCAGTTCGGCACCGCGCATATCAAGGCCGTGAAGCCCGATCGCGTGCGTCGTGCATTGGATAAGGGTTCCGTGGCGATCGTGGCCGGCTTCCAAGGCGTGAACGAAGGCGGCGACGCAACCACGCTCGGCCGTGGCGGTTCCGATACTTCCGCAGTCGCGCTCGCCGTGGCGCTGGACGCCGACATCTGCGAAATCTACACCGACGTCGATGGCGTGTTCACCGCCGATCCGCGTATCGTGCCGACCGCCCGTCGCATTCCCGTCATCGACTACGAATCGATGCTGGAAATGTCGTCCTGCGGTTCCAAGGTGCTGGCATTGCGTTGCGTGGAATACGCGCAGCGATTCGGCATGCCGTTGCACGTGCGCAGCTCCTTCTCCCACCGTCGCGGCACGCTGATCGTGCCGGAAGGCGTCGATCCGCGCACCCTGCCGAACATCTGAACGGCAGCCGGGCAGCGTAATCGCAGGCAATCGCAAATAATTGCAAGACAACGCGAAAACGAAAATAAGACTTTACAAACAAAGGTAAGAACATGAGCGAAGACAACAACCAGTCCATGGGCGACCTGTTCCCCGACCTGGGGCCGGAAGTGCCGATCATCTCCGGCGTCGCGCACGACAGCACCGAGTCGCTGGCCACCGTGCGCCGCGTGCCGAACGAGCCGGGCATGGCGGCGAAGGTGTTCACCATGCTGGCCGAGGCCGGCGTGAACGTGGACATGATCGTGCAGGCCTCCGCCTCCACCGGCACCGCCGACATCTCCTTCACCGTGCCGGGCACCGCCGCGGCCAAGGTCCAGGAAGTGCTGCAGGAGAAGCAGGGCGAGCTGGGCTTCCAGTCCTTCGACGTCGACCCGAACGTCGGCAAGGTGGCCGTGGTCGGCGTGGGCATGAAGACCCATTCCGGTCTGGCCGCGAAGTTCTTCAACGCGCTGAGCGACAAGGGCGTGAACGTGCTGATGATCTCCACGTCCGAAATCCGCATCGCCGCGCTTGTACCGCTCGAGCAGCTCAACGACGCCGTCAAGGCGCTGCACACCGCCTACGGTCTGGACGCCGACCAGGTGGAAGCCGTGGTGTACGGCGGCACCGGCCGCTGATAGTGCTGGCTTCAGTTTCCCAGTATTTTTAAAGGGCATGGTTTTGCGACCGTGCCCTTTTCGTTTGCTTTTTACGATTCACGCCGTACGTTGCATACCGTGCCAAGCAGTCCCCAAACAAGCAAAAGGCCGGCTCCGAAGAGTCGGCCTTTTGCTTGGCTATGGCTCGTTTATGCGGCTTACGGTTTAGCTACCCAAGCCGCATAAACGTCGCATCACTTCTTGGTGATGTAACCCAACGCCTTAAGCATTTCTGCG encodes:
- the recR gene encoding recombination mediator RecR, with the protein product MALAYDGAIQRLIDAFANLPGIGPKGAQRIAFYLLNAPDEESQALIDAITEVKEKVRFCDICGNVCETSPCPVCADPRRDHSVICVVEEPKDVMSIERTREYRGMYHVLGGVINPMANVQPSDLNIAKLIERLKDSEVKEVILALNPNVEGEATTSFLSQLLSQTDIKVTRLASGLPVGGDLEYADEITLGRALAGRRAV
- the dnaX gene encoding DNA polymerase III subunit gamma/tau, producing the protein MALALYRRYRPDTFDGVIGQDQVTVPLMRALDENKLTHAYLFSGPRGCGKTSSARILARCVNCAKGPTSHPCGECASCRDLATGGPGSIDVVEIDAASHNGVDDARELRERAGFAPARDRYKIFILDEAHMVTPQGFNALLKIVEEPPEHVMFIFATTEPDKVIGTIRSRTHHYPFRLVPQEVMGPYLEQICADEHIEAEAGVLRLAMRAGGGSVRDTLSVLDQLMVGAVDGKIPYDSAVALLGFTPDALIGEAIDAVADKNGEALYGVIQKVVVGGFDPRRFVEDLLARVRDLLVLTLGGERAESVLSDDTATENMDDLHRQAASLGLAALTQMADTINATLANMTGAISPRMRLELLAARLLAGRETGVVAQAAAPSSGMPEAGHAGGAAASESQRPSGSRRYAAQSARGRHAVEPSAAPTNPADAVVSGAASVLAEVQQAMGGPLSEGSEPAASAESKPVETQSAPSKLSNAEPSAPTQSVTQSAPQPAATDDRTPDQKWDAIVAGLPEDVRRYVDREKVPRVLLDGVKGRLWIKFDKSLSKYAFAKAVAKEAVDGTTNVVQIVRGEVHKVFGPDVTLAPAKKLADGSTAVPWSKLSPEEQSKINAQLVQEQLKAATLLTANLGKEVAKEPEDDDPWNTPIPQTPIAEGNANDVQPPEHHVKHVDVPDVSDDVDPWATPLPTPQTDDREQGQPNGPEQPRQNQPEQHSERHSARQSAREMQSQQAQQPASSPAGFADDPWGAPMPVQAGPPEPEVAPEDDEYSMSDESIGASNALDMNDLNRVFEVKKVEEFSSDDPHNPRNMQVKKTLDD
- a CDS encoding ACT domain-containing protein, with protein sequence MSEDNNQSMGDLFPDLGPEVPIISGVAHDSTESLATVRRVPNEPGMAAKVFTMLAEAGVNVDMIVQASASTGTADISFTVPGTAAAKVQEVLQEKQGELGFQSFDVDPNVGKVAVVGVGMKTHSGLAAKFFNALSDKGVNVLMISTSEIRIAALVPLEQLNDAVKALHTAYGLDADQVEAVVYGGTGR
- a CDS encoding aspartate kinase, translated to MALIVQKFGGSSVADPESIKRVARRIIETKNAGNDVAVVVSAMGDTTDDLIDQALSIDSNPPAREMDMLMTAGERISMSLLAMAIHAAGSHAYSFTGSQAGFMTDAQFGTAHIKAVKPDRVRRALDKGSVAIVAGFQGVNEGGDATTLGRGGSDTSAVALAVALDADICEIYTDVDGVFTADPRIVPTARRIPVIDYESMLEMSSCGSKVLALRCVEYAQRFGMPLHVRSSFSHRRGTLIVPEGVDPRTLPNI
- a CDS encoding diacylglycerol/lipid kinase family protein, producing MSKTSHANTTVAVVCNPTSNKGKGAQVGGHVIDLLRGAGRKHGFDVIDVTGTSFDDSLANARRRGDEYDYLVAVGGDGMVALGANAVGCSGKPLGIVAIGSGNDFARGLDLPVNRVETAVEGIVGAIVRGTHIDVDMGLVTSLPDGHAIDSTDGTDVSQSRSPIDRYYAGMLSCGLDASINDRANHSHLPNGSLRYFAAVIVELTHMKSYGYHIKATLADGSVEERDIISPLLTVANSRHIGGGIEVSPYSRFADGLLDLVWLDHVPNFRECVDAVARAYHGRLLGSHAFGWKRVRDIEITRATEGDEPSVLMADGEYVGHLPVKVLAKDSALRVLVPPAVAEAQAADSEERVLETIKRDGRDPLTGRFLA
- a CDS encoding TetR/AcrR family transcriptional regulator, giving the protein MTGKPEASTSTIGDARRLQIVQAAREICLEKGFSKITISDIAERVGMTRSLFYHYFQDKDQVADAVLDDVISEVIARLEEWNEHREAGNISKALDDVVRLTRSLIADEGPFSQRLIEDGNAALYLRFIDRAADRISEYLCGSTVREFEEKHGMPIRNEHETFYTLIVGLISLIRLHPDIDDDIVRQVAAQTLHLDEYL
- a CDS encoding TadE family type IV pilus minor pilin, encoding MLARWWRRHARDADCGTVTAEFAVVLPCVAAVAILVLCLGRASIVSMNCQDAAAAGARAMAIDAGGEAKARAAAQTIAGGGSTVSFAANANSVTVVVRCPVAADPTGVLPASVVGKATRYF
- a CDS encoding Rv3654c family TadE-like protein, which gives rise to MKHDVKQYVRRVLHVLKGADEGSGTISGVALIAIVAAMLGAVAMAGNLLLCVHRAQNTADLASVAAAQSLRDGAADPCAAASRTTSGNGTRLESCAIEGEDAVVAVQAATQVPFAPWVVRQSRAGPIACD